A single window of Oceanidesulfovibrio indonesiensis DNA harbors:
- the casB gene encoding type I-E CRISPR-associated protein Cse2/CasB, protein MSNFGQYQNDTDFWEAVTEWRKRLDNDRGQRAELRRARTPVEIICSPAYQRGFVAHMAIKGFPLNADDIKRLAPAAGLLAHVNVFSGKSHFARQLAASNKGSQEVRDLRFKKLMAIEDTDELYLMLMRLIRYLDGSAHVKSLVRGVFWWNENTKRDWALNYYTA, encoded by the coding sequence AGCTGTAACCGAATGGCGCAAGCGGCTGGACAACGACAGAGGCCAGCGCGCCGAGCTGCGCCGGGCCAGGACGCCTGTGGAGATCATCTGTTCGCCGGCGTATCAGCGCGGGTTCGTGGCCCATATGGCGATCAAAGGGTTTCCCCTGAATGCGGACGATATCAAACGACTCGCCCCGGCGGCCGGCCTCCTGGCCCACGTGAACGTGTTTTCCGGCAAGAGCCATTTCGCCAGGCAGCTCGCCGCATCCAACAAAGGCAGCCAGGAGGTCCGCGATCTGCGGTTCAAGAAGCTCATGGCCATTGAGGACACGGACGAGCTCTACCTCATGCTCATGCGCCTCATCCGCTATCTGGACGGCAGCGCCCACGTAAAAAGTCTCGTCCGCGGGGTTTTCTGGTGGAACGAGAACACAAAGCGCGACTGGGCCCTCAACTACTACACCGCCTAG